From the genome of Papaver somniferum cultivar HN1 chromosome 2, ASM357369v1, whole genome shotgun sequence, one region includes:
- the LOC113353638 gene encoding cation/H(+) antiporter 15-like, whose protein sequence is MTSIQAKKSNACIWIILSCCFLVLVITFILRPIMFWIIRNTSEEKCIKEGYIFSILVMVLLSSLFGETVGQRFLLGPIILGLAVPAGPPLGAAIEDRLECFVKSILLPIFIISSTLQVNVFEIQRQEFLILEFIVFISFLGKLLGSLLPALFCGVPYQDALWLGIIMNVQGVLDIEFWVWAVGLKLISQRIYTCLVLSAVIVTGTISPSVKFLYNPSRRCNAYKRRTIKNCSKRNVEFRILACIYHNENVSTILNVLEASHPTTYGPICIYMLHLIPLQGRASPLLVTHKNSQKEDSSNSFNPSSHIINAFKLYEKQNEGTVFVNSLTAISPHSTMHDDICSVASERRTSLIILPFHHHPSLSSTTHLPTSIRKVNQNVLKTAPCSVGLLVDRGSPQRAQASNKNDKPPYLVAVIFLGGEDDREALAYGTRMGENSSVKLTVFRFSIRRENPDPASDADMLDNDSIDDFKKYSVGNENVVYREEEMKDSIGIVTVITSIEHSFDLLILGKDHDQNSSDLLRGLEEWSEFPELGLVGDMLASSNSNCNGSILVVQQQSSVDSTLLDSPKYYFGELA, encoded by the exons ATGACGAGCATACAAGCCAAGAAATCAAATGCGTGTATATGGATAATTTTGAGTTGTTGCTTCCTGGTGCTAGTTATCACTTTCATTTTGCGGCCGATAATGTTTTGGATAATCAGAAACACATCAGAAGAGAAATGCATCAAGGAAGGCTACATATTTTCCATACTTGTGATGGTTTTGTTGAGTTCCTTATTTGGGGAGACTGTAGGTCAGCGTTTCTTGCTTGGACCTATAATCTTAGGTCTGGCTGTTCCTGCTGGACCGCCATTAGGAGCTGCTATAGAAGATAGACTCGAGTGTTTCGTCAAATCAATACTCCTTCCAATCTTTATTATCTCCTCCACACTCCAGGTGAACGTTTTTGAAATACAGCGGCAAGAGTTTCTAATCTTGGAGTTCATAGTTTTTATTAGCTTCTTAGGGAAGCTCTTAGGGTCACTGCTGCCTGCTCTATTCTGCGGAGTGCCTTACCAAGATGCCTTATGGCTAGGGATAATCATGAATGTCCAAGGAGTATTAGATATCGAGTTCTGGGTATGGGCAGTCGGTCTTAAG CTTATTAGCCAGCGCATTTACACTTGCCTGGTTTTGTCAGCGGTGATTGTAACTGGAACAATCTCGCCATCGGTGAAATTCCTGTACAACCCTTCAAGAAGATGCAATGCATACAAGAGAAGAACTATCAAGAACTGCAGCAAACGGAATGTAGAGTTTCGGATACTTGCCTGCATCTACCACAACGAAAATGTCTCTACCATCCTAAATGTCCTTGAAGCTTCTCATCCAACAACATATGGTCCTATCTGCATTTACATGCTCCATCTAATACCACTTCAAGGTCGAGCATCACCTCTACTTGTTACTCATAAGAACAGCCAAAAGGAAGATTCTTCAAACAGTTTTAACCCGTCTTCTCACATAATCAATGCCTTCAAACTCTACGAAAAACAAAACGAGGGGACAGTTTTTGTAAATTCGCTCACTGCAATCTCACCTCACAGTACAATGCATGATGATATTTGCTCAGTCGCGTCTGAGAGAAGAACATCCCTAATAATCTTACCCTTTCATCATCATCCAAGTCTCAGTAGTACGACCCACTTGCCCACGTCAATCAGAAAAGTGAACCAGAACGTTCTTAAGACGGCCCCTTGTTCTGTTGGTCTCCTAGTAGATCGAGGGTCACCACAAAGAGCGCAAGCATCGAATAAAAACGACAAACCTCCATATCTTGTTGCAGTAATCTTCTTGGGTGGTGAAGATGATAGAGAGGCACTAGCTTATGGTACTCGCATGGGAGAAAACAGTAGCGTGAAACTAACGGTATTCAGGTTTTCTATTCGCAGGGAGAATCCGGATCCAGCTTCAGATGCTGACATGTTAGACAATGATAGTATAGATGACTTTAAGAAGTATAGTGTAGGTAATGAAAATGTAGTGTACAGAGAAGAGGAAATGAAAGACAGTATAGGGATCGTTACGGTGATCACATCCATCGAACACTCGTTCGACCTTTTAATACTGGGTAAAGACCATGACCAAAACTCATCAGATCTTCTTCGAGGTCTAGAGGAGTGGAGTGAGTTCCCAGAGTTAGGGCTGGTTGGAGACATGCTTGCTTCATCTAACTCAAACTGTAATGGATCAATATTGGTGGTTCAGCAACAATCCTCAGTTGATTCAACCTTGCTCGATAGCCCTAAATATTATTTTGGTGAATTAGCCTAG